One window from the genome of Leptospiraceae bacterium encodes:
- the typA gene encoding translational GTPase TypA, with protein sequence MIAQTPLVSIRNVAIIAHVDHGKTTLVDGLLKASGQIKKTEEERILDNLELEKEKGITIKAKNASIYYKNHKINIIDTPGHSDFGGEVERVLGMADGSLLLVDAVEGPMPQTRFVLAKSLKLGHRPIVVINKIDREFANPTKVLNDIFDLFDELGATSEQLDFPVIYASAKLQYATKELKLFGIELQKELQKSNETPTLAPILDLIIEHFPNAYSEEKVKMPLQLQIRNLDYDDYVGRVGVGRIFQGKIKKGDIVDLVKNETNQIIRGKITKIFGFDGLTKIELNEAHTGDVVGIAGFEEVKIGDTLCEIDKIIPGPRIEIEEPTVSMFFLVNDSPFSGKEGRFVTTRQLRERLFKETLINFSIRVYEDEEKKDRFEVQGRGDLQLAILAETLRREGYELQLSKPEVILKTDPTTQKKLEPYEIVVIDVPEIYSGNIIQELNRRKGIMQSFETFSHGTCRIVYLAPTRSLFGFRSFVLTESKGTAAFTSRFSHYDTFLGSISNRINGTLVSMVDGIAVAYALWQLQERGRIFIEPGTAVYKGMIIGEHSREGDLDVNPTKEKKLTNVRASGSDEAIRLIPPIKMNLEQAIEFIEEDELVEVTPLNIRLRKKYLDPTERKKMSKLLVR encoded by the coding sequence ATGATTGCTCAAACACCTTTAGTTAGCATAAGAAACGTAGCCATCATTGCTCACGTTGATCATGGAAAAACCACATTGGTAGATGGGCTTCTAAAAGCTTCAGGTCAAATAAAAAAAACAGAAGAAGAAAGGATTTTAGATAATTTAGAGCTGGAAAAAGAAAAAGGTATCACCATCAAAGCTAAGAATGCATCGATTTATTATAAAAATCATAAAATCAATATCATCGATACTCCAGGGCATTCGGATTTTGGTGGTGAAGTAGAAAGAGTTTTAGGGATGGCGGATGGAAGTCTTCTTTTAGTCGATGCAGTTGAAGGTCCCATGCCTCAAACACGTTTTGTTTTAGCCAAGAGTTTAAAGTTAGGACATCGCCCAATCGTAGTCATAAATAAAATCGATCGAGAATTTGCTAATCCTACAAAAGTATTGAATGACATTTTTGACCTTTTCGATGAGTTAGGTGCTACGTCAGAGCAGTTGGATTTTCCTGTGATATATGCCTCAGCAAAGTTGCAATATGCCACAAAAGAACTCAAACTTTTTGGAATAGAACTTCAAAAAGAACTCCAAAAATCAAACGAAACACCCACTCTTGCTCCAATTTTGGATTTAATCATTGAGCATTTTCCCAATGCCTATTCCGAGGAAAAAGTGAAAATGCCTCTACAACTACAAATCCGAAATTTGGATTACGATGACTACGTAGGAAGGGTTGGTGTAGGAAGGATCTTTCAGGGGAAAATTAAAAAAGGCGATATTGTCGATCTTGTCAAAAACGAAACCAATCAAATCATACGGGGGAAAATCACCAAAATTTTCGGTTTCGATGGTTTAACAAAAATAGAACTCAATGAAGCTCACACAGGGGATGTCGTGGGAATTGCAGGATTTGAAGAAGTCAAGATAGGAGACACCCTTTGTGAAATCGATAAAATCATACCAGGACCTCGAATTGAAATCGAAGAACCCACAGTTTCTATGTTTTTTTTGGTTAATGATTCACCGTTTTCAGGAAAAGAAGGAAGGTTTGTTACAACTCGACAATTGCGGGAAAGACTCTTCAAAGAAACCTTGATTAATTTCTCAATTCGTGTCTATGAAGATGAAGAAAAAAAAGATCGTTTCGAAGTTCAAGGTCGAGGTGACCTACAACTTGCAATCTTGGCGGAGACTCTGCGAAGAGAGGGATATGAACTTCAACTTTCCAAACCCGAAGTCATTCTAAAAACTGATCCCACTACTCAAAAAAAATTAGAGCCTTACGAAATCGTCGTAATAGATGTTCCAGAAATTTATAGTGGAAATATTATTCAAGAACTAAATCGTCGAAAAGGCATCATGCAGTCCTTTGAAACCTTTTCTCATGGAACCTGTCGGATTGTGTATTTAGCTCCTACCAGAAGTTTATTTGGTTTTCGTAGTTTTGTTCTGACAGAGAGTAAAGGAACAGCGGCTTTTACATCACGATTTTCCCATTATGATACTTTTTTGGGTAGTATTTCGAATCGCATTAATGGAACTTTGGTTTCTATGGTGGATGGGATAGCAGTAGCTTATGCTTTGTGGCAACTTCAGGAAAGAGGAAGGATTTTCATCGAACCTGGAACTGCTGTTTACAAAGGAATGATTATAGGAGAACATTCAAGAGAAGGAGACTTAGACGTAAATCCAACAAAAGAAAAAAAATTAACTAATGTTCGAGCAAGTGGTTCTGATGAAGCCATTCGCCTCATCCCACCCATTAAAATGAACCTCGAACAAGCCATTGAATTCATAGAGGAAGACGAACTTGTTGAAGTCACTCCTCTCAATATTCGTCTTAGGAAAAAATATCTAGATCCCACAGAAAGAAAAAAGATGTCAAAACTTTTAGTGCGTTAA
- a CDS encoding ATP-binding protein, which produces MSDNIDNVVKETPIIAKGFDYETSKKTDKKIRMQIVSTPSLLKPFRNFVYEVSVSFGIKKEIAFDLKLISNEVVSNIIKHAYRFELGWIFFEFLFHRTYVELRFRDFGKYSVQPTDFVMKDLSDIRDRGIGLYLISNISDYYYIKNSEEMGNLFIVKKRI; this is translated from the coding sequence ATGAGTGATAATATTGATAATGTTGTAAAAGAAACTCCCATCATTGCCAAAGGATTTGATTATGAGACTTCAAAAAAAACAGACAAAAAAATCCGGATGCAGATAGTTTCCACTCCAAGTTTGTTGAAGCCATTTCGAAATTTTGTTTATGAAGTTTCTGTGAGTTTTGGTATCAAAAAAGAAATTGCGTTCGATTTAAAATTAATTTCAAATGAAGTCGTTTCAAACATTATCAAGCACGCATATCGATTTGAGTTAGGATGGATTTTCTTTGAGTTTTTATTCCATCGAACTTATGTGGAGCTCCGATTTCGTGATTTTGGTAAATATAGTGTTCAGCCGACAGATTTTGTAATGAAAGATTTGTCTGATATTCGAGATAGAGGAATAGGTTTGTATTTGATTTCAAATATTTCTGATTATTATTACATAAAGAATTCAGAAGAGATGGGGAATTTATTTATAGTCAAAAAGAGGATTTAA
- a CDS encoding lipoate--protein ligase family protein, whose protein sequence is MIIHIPDLKTRNPIISIALEESLAFYYSKVEDFTALLRFWFNPPSIILGRSCKVLENINSEVLIALHNKQKKFLKDKNICLVRRLSGGGTVYHTYGNLNYTFIIPLKKYPEFFSIPNSYNIILNFLIKALKKQNIEALIQGLSDLVIETKEGYKKFSGNSQFRKYHMLVHHGTLILQKNVIEEVQKILKHPPKEPDYRMKRSHEDFLTTLPKEFDISLFYESLLEQLQDYFQQDQIRFVNYSESKELRKILIDKVKNVYSSSEWIYQGKYTQKEIILDF, encoded by the coding sequence ATGATTATACACATCCCTGACTTAAAAACCCGTAATCCGATCATTTCTATTGCATTAGAAGAATCATTGGCCTTTTATTATAGTAAAGTTGAAGATTTTACGGCACTTCTTCGATTTTGGTTTAATCCTCCAAGCATTATTTTAGGGAGAAGTTGTAAAGTTTTGGAAAACATAAATAGTGAAGTTTTAATCGCTTTACACAATAAACAAAAGAAGTTTTTAAAAGATAAAAATATATGTTTGGTTCGAAGACTATCAGGGGGTGGAACTGTTTATCATACCTACGGGAATTTGAACTACACTTTTATAATTCCTTTGAAGAAATATCCTGAATTCTTTTCTATACCTAATTCTTATAACATCATATTGAATTTTCTCATCAAAGCATTGAAAAAGCAAAATATAGAAGCTCTAATTCAAGGGCTTTCGGATTTAGTAATAGAAACCAAAGAAGGCTATAAAAAGTTCTCAGGTAATTCCCAGTTTCGAAAATACCATATGTTGGTTCATCATGGGACGTTGATTTTACAAAAAAATGTGATAGAAGAAGTCCAAAAAATACTAAAACATCCACCTAAAGAACCAGACTATCGGATGAAGCGAAGTCATGAGGATTTTTTGACTACACTACCCAAAGAATTCGATATTTCTCTTTTTTATGAAAGCCTTTTAGAACAACTTCAAGACTACTTCCAGCAGGATCAAATCCGATTTGTTAATTATTCAGAATCAAAAGAACTAAGAAAAATACTCATAGATAAGGTAAAAAATGTATATTCTAGTTCAGAATGGATATATCAAGGAAAGTATACTCAAAAAGAAATTATTTTAGATTTTTGA
- a CDS encoding serine hydroxymethyltransferase, with amino-acid sequence MLKSNLFKTDPEVYEILVKEDLRQENSLEMIASENFVSRSVLEAYTSTLTNKYAEGYPGKRYYNGCEYADEIETLAIERAKKLFRVKHVNVQPHSGAQANAAVFLAFLEPKDVFLGMDLSHGGHLTHGSKVNFSGRIYQPVFYGVRKEDERIDFDQLYKLAKEHKPKMIIAGFSAYPRVLDFAKFREISDEVGAILMADIAHIAGIIAAGYHPSPVGVAHVITTTTHKTLRGPRGGLIMTDDDEVAKVINSRVFPGTQGGPLMHVIAAKAVAFGEALQPEFKDYIKKVLENAQVLAETFLQRGFRIVSGGTDNHIVLLDVGIKGLTGSKAADELHKIGITANKNTIPFDPNPPAVASGVRFGSPALTTRGLGKDEFKKIGNIICDLLENIDNDTVKEKLKEEVKEIVKSFPMNYFRLE; translated from the coding sequence ATGCTAAAATCAAATCTATTCAAAACTGATCCTGAGGTTTATGAAATCCTAGTTAAAGAAGACCTCAGACAAGAAAATTCTTTAGAGATGATTGCCTCTGAGAATTTTGTAAGTAGGTCTGTATTAGAGGCTTATACTTCTACGCTGACCAATAAATATGCCGAAGGTTATCCCGGAAAAAGATACTACAATGGCTGTGAGTATGCTGATGAAATCGAAACCTTGGCTATAGAGAGAGCAAAAAAATTATTTCGTGTAAAACATGTGAATGTGCAGCCACATTCGGGTGCTCAAGCTAACGCTGCAGTATTTTTAGCATTCTTAGAGCCAAAAGATGTTTTTTTAGGGATGGATTTATCTCATGGGGGTCATTTGACTCATGGTTCGAAAGTCAATTTTTCTGGTAGAATTTATCAGCCAGTTTTTTACGGAGTCCGAAAAGAAGACGAAAGAATTGATTTTGATCAACTCTATAAATTAGCTAAAGAACATAAACCCAAAATGATTATAGCTGGGTTCTCTGCTTATCCTCGTGTTTTAGATTTTGCAAAATTTCGAGAAATCTCAGATGAAGTAGGTGCCATTTTGATGGCAGATATAGCCCACATTGCGGGAATTATTGCAGCGGGCTATCATCCATCTCCTGTGGGTGTTGCTCATGTGATTACTACGACTACTCACAAGACTTTACGAGGACCCAGAGGTGGTCTGATCATGACTGATGATGATGAGGTTGCAAAAGTGATAAATTCCCGAGTATTTCCTGGCACACAGGGGGGACCTCTTATGCACGTAATTGCTGCTAAAGCGGTAGCGTTTGGAGAGGCACTACAACCTGAGTTCAAAGATTATATTAAAAAAGTATTAGAAAATGCCCAGGTTTTGGCAGAAACTTTTCTTCAAAGAGGTTTTCGAATTGTAAGTGGTGGAACTGATAATCATATTGTCTTATTGGACGTAGGAATTAAAGGACTTACAGGAAGCAAAGCAGCAGATGAACTTCATAAAATCGGTATCACAGCAAACAAAAACACCATTCCCTTTGATCCCAATCCTCCGGCGGTGGCAAGTGGGGTGCGGTTTGGTTCTCCTGCTTTGACAACACGTGGGTTAGGGAAAGATGAATTTAAAAAAATTGGCAACATCATCTGCGATTTATTAGAAAATATTGACAATGACACCGTCAAAGAGAAACTCAAAGAAGAAGTAAAAGAAATTGTCAAAAGCTTTCCTATGAACTATTTTCGATTAGAATAA
- the infC gene encoding translation initiation factor IF-3, with amino-acid sequence MKNRQFPPKNKKEEHRINRQIKAQQVRLVIEGEGARIVSLQEALKIAEEKGLDLVEVSPNQDPPVCKIMDYGKWKFDQSKRKKEQQKKQHVIEVKELKLGPNIGDHDYQIKLKKAIEFLQEGNKVRLNLKFKGRQLAYPELGMEIINRFLSDTQDYATIEIPPKMDGKQILAVIAPKHKK; translated from the coding sequence ATGAAGAATAGGCAGTTTCCACCCAAAAATAAAAAAGAAGAACATCGAATTAACCGACAAATCAAAGCACAACAAGTGCGTCTTGTCATTGAAGGAGAAGGTGCAAGAATTGTCAGTCTTCAAGAAGCTCTGAAGATAGCCGAGGAGAAAGGTTTGGATTTAGTGGAAGTTTCGCCTAATCAAGATCCACCTGTTTGTAAGATCATGGATTATGGTAAGTGGAAATTCGATCAAAGCAAACGAAAAAAAGAACAACAAAAAAAACAACATGTCATTGAAGTCAAAGAGTTAAAATTAGGTCCAAACATCGGAGACCATGATTATCAAATCAAGCTGAAGAAAGCCATTGAGTTTTTACAAGAAGGAAACAAAGTTCGTTTGAATCTAAAATTCAAGGGCAGGCAATTAGCTTATCCTGAACTAGGAATGGAAATCATCAATCGTTTTTTATCAGATACCCAAGATTATGCAACCATAGAAATACCACCTAAAATGGATGGAAAACAAATCCTCGCAGTTATCGCACCAAAACATAAAAAATAG
- the rpmI gene encoding 50S ribosomal protein L35 has translation MPKLKTKSSASKRFKFTATGKVKRTKAFKNHNLTHKNSKRRRRLVKGGFLHPTNKKLILSMFPYSK, from the coding sequence ATGCCAAAATTAAAAACAAAAAGTTCTGCTTCTAAAAGATTTAAGTTTACAGCAACGGGGAAAGTAAAAAGAACAAAAGCGTTTAAAAACCATAACCTTACCCATAAAAACTCGAAAAGAAGAAGAAGGTTAGTAAAGGGTGGTTTTTTACATCCAACAAATAAAAAATTAATTTTATCCATGTTTCCTTATTCTAAATAA
- the rplT gene encoding 50S ribosomal protein L20: MRAKTTKIHHKKRRKILKLAKGYRQARHRLYRVAKTVVMHAGQHAYNSRKQKKRNFRSLWIMRINAASRNHGLSYSQLVDLLKKSNIKLNRRSLANIAFLYPQVFDKIVLKVKK; the protein is encoded by the coding sequence ATGAGAGCAAAAACAACAAAGATACATCACAAAAAGCGAAGGAAAATTTTGAAGTTAGCAAAAGGTTATCGACAAGCAAGGCATAGGCTTTATAGAGTAGCCAAAACCGTCGTGATGCATGCTGGACAGCATGCTTATAATTCAAGAAAGCAAAAAAAGAGGAATTTTCGTTCCTTGTGGATTATGAGGATTAATGCTGCCTCAAGGAATCATGGATTATCTTATTCACAACTTGTGGATTTGTTAAAAAAATCAAATATTAAATTGAATCGTAGGTCCTTGGCCAATATTGCATTTTTGTATCCTCAAGTATTTGATAAAATCGTATTAAAAGTAAAAAAATAA
- a CDS encoding cell division protein ZapA, whose translation MKTTNQPKKNHKVRVEIFGQEYQLKSDNTSEEYMMMVANYVDSKMKELSSQFSHRLSHTQLAILAAINITDELFQERNKAISEEIVLNKTKYLIQLLEEGILGDPVI comes from the coding sequence ATGAAAACAACAAACCAACCTAAAAAAAATCACAAAGTAAGGGTAGAAATTTTTGGTCAAGAATATCAACTTAAAAGTGATAATACCAGTGAAGAATACATGATGATGGTAGCAAATTATGTTGACTCCAAAATGAAGGAGTTATCATCCCAGTTCTCACATCGATTATCCCACACTCAATTAGCCATTTTAGCTGCTATAAATATCACAGATGAGCTCTTTCAAGAAAGAAATAAAGCTATTTCAGAAGAAATTGTTCTTAATAAAACAAAATACTTAATTCAATTATTAGAGGAAGGGATCTTGGGGGATCCCGTAATTTAA
- the serA gene encoding phosphoglycerate dehydrogenase produces the protein MTYKVLISDKFDAEGVSRLKNTPNFEVIYKGGHSKEELLKDIEDVDCLIVRSATKVKGEVFEHAKKLKLIVRAGVGVDNIDISEASRRGIIVMNAPGGSSITTAEHAIALMFALARNIPQANQSMKQGKWEKSKFLGIELMNKTLGVIGLGRIGREVVKRAKGLQMKVLGYDPYINREHLSHLEIEIVDLDTLLEKSDIITVHTPLTETTQNLINKQNLHKLKKGVRLINCARGGIYDEEALVEGLKSGHIGGVALDVFSQEPIPPNFPLIPFENCIMTPHLGASTAEAEFAVAMETIDEVIEFFTKGIARNAINFPSMDPEDMDYLKPYFIGAEKVGKLLANLIESPLKTIQITYNGEIAKKKVEPIKMGIVKGALSKFSGDENVNFVNALVLAKERGIRIIENFNESTSDFISSVDVQFENDHHLQKLKYTVVLNKPIVVKMDGFDLEFEPEGILLIIQNRDVPGVIGSIGTFLGKENINIASLELSRTKKGELAKSVIKIDDLLTKEQLEAFQKLPNILFAKQVDLR, from the coding sequence ATGACTTATAAAGTTCTTATTTCAGATAAGTTCGATGCAGAAGGAGTCTCAAGACTCAAAAACACTCCGAACTTCGAGGTAATTTATAAAGGCGGACATTCCAAAGAAGAACTTTTAAAAGATATCGAAGATGTGGATTGTTTGATTGTTCGTTCAGCAACGAAAGTCAAAGGTGAAGTTTTCGAACATGCAAAAAAGCTCAAGCTGATTGTTCGAGCTGGTGTCGGTGTAGACAATATTGATATTAGCGAAGCCTCACGAAGAGGCATTATTGTTATGAATGCTCCGGGTGGTAGTAGCATTACCACAGCCGAACACGCAATAGCCTTAATGTTTGCTTTGGCAAGAAACATTCCTCAAGCCAATCAATCCATGAAGCAAGGAAAATGGGAAAAAAGTAAATTCTTAGGTATTGAGTTAATGAATAAGACGCTGGGAGTGATCGGTTTGGGTAGAATCGGACGAGAAGTGGTAAAACGAGCAAAGGGTCTACAAATGAAGGTTTTAGGATATGATCCCTATATCAACCGTGAACATTTATCACATCTAGAAATCGAAATTGTGGATTTGGATACATTACTAGAAAAAAGCGATATCATCACCGTCCACACACCCTTAACGGAAACAACGCAAAACCTTATCAACAAACAAAATCTTCATAAATTAAAAAAAGGAGTTCGTTTGATCAACTGTGCTCGAGGGGGGATTTACGACGAAGAAGCATTAGTTGAAGGACTGAAATCAGGGCACATTGGTGGTGTTGCTTTGGACGTTTTTTCACAAGAACCTATTCCTCCGAACTTCCCATTAATTCCGTTTGAGAATTGCATCATGACTCCCCACTTAGGAGCTTCCACAGCCGAGGCGGAATTTGCTGTAGCAATGGAAACAATTGATGAGGTCATTGAGTTTTTTACAAAAGGGATTGCAAGAAATGCGATTAACTTCCCAAGTATGGACCCCGAAGATATGGATTATTTAAAACCTTACTTTATTGGGGCTGAAAAAGTAGGTAAATTGTTAGCAAACCTCATTGAAAGTCCCCTAAAAACAATACAGATCACCTATAATGGAGAAATAGCTAAGAAAAAAGTGGAACCCATCAAAATGGGCATAGTAAAAGGAGCATTATCGAAATTTTCTGGTGATGAAAATGTCAATTTCGTGAATGCGCTAGTTTTAGCGAAAGAACGAGGAATAAGGATTATAGAAAACTTCAATGAATCTACATCTGACTTCATTAGTAGTGTGGATGTTCAATTCGAAAATGATCATCATCTACAAAAGCTTAAATACACGGTAGTTTTGAATAAACCTATCGTTGTGAAAATGGACGGCTTTGACTTAGAATTTGAACCAGAAGGGATATTACTCATTATTCAAAACCGAGATGTTCCAGGAGTGATTGGATCCATTGGAACTTTTTTAGGAAAAGAAAACATCAACATTGCAAGCTTAGAATTATCCAGAACCAAAAAAGGGGAGCTAGCTAAATCCGTCATTAAAATTGATGATCTTCTGACGAAAGAGCAATTAGAAGCTTTTCAAAAACTACCCAATATTTTGTTCGCAAAACAAGTTGATTTAAGATGA